From one Catenuloplanes nepalensis genomic stretch:
- a CDS encoding helix-turn-helix transcriptional regulator, translating to MEPLTFDSSDVPLIEATLGDLYSPMRLDAAGGRARVRLARRVMAPGVAFDDLDCGPDLGYRAAAQEFVIICDVVAGAVHRDLEEPGGGRDVFGPGDQFLFGRPGLRYSGRVRSARLRLTLLDPALFTPAIAAGDDPGRPIRVLDHRPFSPQAALGLQRAVAHARDHVSATGPAPQSPLVIAAAVRYLAANVLHTYPNTAVRAPLGSEGHDTTPSTVQRAVAFIEANPDLDLTLDDIARAARVTPRMLQLAFRRHLAVTPMAHLRRVRLDRAHASLHAATSTDGQTVTGIAARWGVSTNRFAEQYQDAYGESPSRTLRRQDTAVPERAD from the coding sequence ATGGAGCCGCTGACCTTCGACAGCAGCGACGTCCCGCTCATCGAGGCGACGCTGGGCGATCTATATTCGCCGATGCGCCTCGATGCCGCCGGCGGGCGCGCTCGCGTCCGGCTGGCCCGCCGGGTGATGGCGCCCGGCGTCGCCTTCGACGACCTCGACTGCGGCCCGGACCTCGGCTACCGTGCCGCCGCCCAGGAGTTCGTGATCATCTGCGACGTCGTCGCCGGTGCCGTCCACCGCGACCTCGAGGAACCCGGGGGCGGCCGGGACGTCTTCGGACCCGGCGACCAGTTCCTGTTCGGCAGGCCCGGTCTGCGCTACTCCGGCAGGGTCCGGTCGGCCCGGCTGCGTCTCACGCTGCTCGACCCCGCGTTGTTCACCCCGGCGATCGCGGCCGGCGACGATCCGGGCCGCCCGATCCGGGTGCTGGACCACCGCCCGTTCTCGCCGCAGGCGGCGCTCGGCCTGCAGCGGGCCGTCGCCCACGCGCGCGACCACGTGTCAGCCACCGGCCCGGCACCGCAGTCACCCCTGGTGATCGCCGCCGCGGTGCGGTACCTGGCCGCGAACGTGCTGCACACGTACCCGAACACGGCCGTCCGCGCGCCGCTCGGCTCCGAGGGGCACGACACCACGCCGTCCACCGTGCAGCGCGCCGTCGCCTTCATCGAGGCGAATCCCGACCTCGACCTGACCCTCGACGACATCGCCCGCGCCGCTCGCGTCACCCCGCGCATGCTGCAGCTGGCGTTCCGGCGGCACCTCGCGGTCACCCCGATGGCCCACCTCCGCCGGGTTCGCCTCGACCGCGCGCACGCGAGTCTGCACGCCGCCACCAGTACCGACGGGCAGACCGTCACCGGCATCGCCGCGCGCTGGGGTGTCAGCACCAATCGCTTCGCCGAGCAGTACCAGGACGCCTACGGCGAATCGCCGAGCCGCACCCTGCGCCGGCAGGACACCGCCGTCCCCGAGCGCGCCGACTGA
- a CDS encoding ATP-binding protein: protein MTEPKRAPPPVVQDLFPLTGACLAARDIVTEACLCWGLPQVVAPASLIVSELAGNVVDHAGTIMTLKMTLLPDHLLLSMCDGSYLPPIPRRDTTAPSARGRGLLLIEAVSADWGYRLDAAGKTVWATLKITASPPAASPAG from the coding sequence GTGACGGAGCCGAAGCGCGCTCCGCCACCCGTCGTTCAGGACCTGTTCCCGCTCACCGGCGCGTGCCTGGCCGCACGCGACATCGTCACCGAGGCCTGCCTGTGCTGGGGCCTGCCGCAGGTGGTCGCGCCGGCCTCGCTGATCGTCAGCGAGCTGGCCGGCAACGTGGTGGACCACGCCGGCACGATCATGACGCTGAAGATGACCCTCCTCCCGGACCACCTGCTCCTCTCGATGTGCGACGGCAGCTACCTCCCGCCGATCCCCCGGCGCGACACGACCGCACCGTCCGCGCGCGGCCGCGGCCTGCTCCTGATCGAGGCGGTCAGCGCGGACTGGGGCTACCGTCTCGACGCCGCCGGAAAGACCGTCTGGGCGACCCTGAAGATCACCGCCTCGCCACCGGCCGCCTCGCCGGCGGGATGA
- a CDS encoding GAF and ANTAR domain-containing protein has translation MDPEAAFAQLARIKLGETDLDGVLGTIAGLARQAVPGADEVSVTLVRDRKAQTAASTGDLALYLDEVQYALGSGPCLHAAATAGAMVLSRIATETRWPQWTARASELGAGSSLSIGLPVQERTTGALNVYSTAPEAFDDSAVQVAESFAAYAAVALANAHLYDTTTTLAEQMRAAMEHRAVIEQAKGIIMAERRCTADEAFRILAGLSQDTNRKLRDVAAALVAQASRRS, from the coding sequence ATGGACCCCGAGGCGGCGTTCGCGCAGCTCGCCCGGATCAAGCTGGGCGAGACCGATCTCGACGGCGTGCTGGGGACGATCGCCGGCCTCGCCCGGCAGGCCGTTCCGGGCGCCGACGAGGTGTCGGTGACGCTGGTGCGGGACCGGAAGGCGCAGACCGCGGCGTCCACCGGCGACCTGGCGCTCTACCTCGACGAGGTGCAGTACGCGCTGGGTAGCGGCCCCTGCCTGCACGCGGCCGCCACGGCCGGTGCGATGGTGCTGTCCCGGATCGCGACCGAGACACGCTGGCCACAGTGGACGGCGCGGGCGTCCGAGCTGGGCGCGGGCAGCTCGCTGTCGATCGGCCTGCCGGTGCAGGAGCGCACCACCGGCGCGCTGAACGTCTACAGCACCGCGCCGGAGGCCTTCGACGACTCGGCCGTGCAGGTGGCCGAGTCGTTCGCGGCGTACGCGGCGGTGGCGCTGGCCAACGCGCACCTCTACGACACCACCACGACGCTCGCTGAGCAGATGCGGGCCGCGATGGAGCACCGCGCGGTGATCGAGCAGGCCAAGGGCATCATCATGGCCGAGCGCCGGTGCACCGCCGACGAGGCCTTCCGGATCCTGGCCGGGCTCTCCCAGGACACCAACCGCAAGCTCCGCGACGTGGCCGCCGCCCTGGTCGCTCAGGCATCCCGGAGATCCTGA
- a CDS encoding STAS domain-containing protein, producing MTDSKAHQACSRSHRPAMPGSGRPPAGETIVATVTGFHDTVIATVSRTLEFTGETADTRAPVAVVTVDGDVDRDTAPLVEQALFLAIEGCPSTWLDMHDVNFFGAAGVHMLVAAHRHATALGHTLRLRGVHGVTEQVLTIAGLDHMIPAVR from the coding sequence ATGACTGACTCCAAGGCACATCAGGCCTGCTCACGATCACATCGGCCGGCGATGCCCGGCTCCGGCCGCCCACCGGCCGGCGAGACGATCGTCGCGACGGTCACCGGCTTCCACGACACGGTGATAGCCACCGTCTCGCGCACCCTCGAGTTCACCGGCGAGACCGCGGACACCCGAGCCCCGGTGGCCGTGGTGACGGTCGACGGCGACGTGGACCGGGACACCGCGCCCCTCGTCGAGCAGGCTCTCTTCCTGGCGATCGAAGGGTGCCCGAGCACGTGGCTGGACATGCACGACGTCAACTTCTTCGGTGCCGCGGGCGTGCACATGCTGGTCGCGGCCCATCGGCACGCCACCGCGCTCGGGCACACGCTCCGGCTGCGCGGCGTGCACGGCGTCACGGAGCAGGTCCTGACAATCGCGGGTCTGGACCACATGATCCCGGCCGTCCGCTGA
- a CDS encoding SitI3 family protein, translating into MAIQYTLTLAAALSAEELAARAMPDPAQRPAGRPGLATADLYDSHGFALTVLTGKKNGYVEADSDMGVFEWEPADYSLVMFDLGPTDQLARPLAAMLTVVQRVLAGGGEDAVLVENDDVLLLKRFGGVLVKHGRPDFWEHYAGLDDLVR; encoded by the coding sequence ATGGCAATCCAGTACACCCTGACCCTGGCCGCAGCGCTCTCCGCCGAGGAACTGGCGGCACGGGCGATGCCGGATCCGGCACAGCGGCCGGCCGGGCGGCCCGGCCTGGCCACCGCCGACCTGTACGACAGCCACGGGTTCGCCCTCACCGTGCTCACCGGGAAGAAGAACGGCTACGTCGAGGCCGACTCGGACATGGGCGTCTTCGAGTGGGAACCGGCGGACTACTCACTGGTCATGTTCGACCTGGGCCCGACGGACCAACTCGCCCGCCCGCTCGCCGCGATGCTCACCGTGGTCCAGCGGGTGCTGGCCGGCGGCGGCGAGGACGCGGTCCTGGTCGAGAACGACGACGTGCTGCTGCTGAAGCGGTTCGGCGGCGTGCTGGTCAAGCACGGCCGCCCGGACTTCTGGGAGCACTACGCCGGCCTGGACGATCTGGTCCGCTGA
- a CDS encoding LuxR family transcriptional regulator has product MRAYDRDPLVGRAAENRRVATLLDGARAGRGGALLLTGEAGIGKSALLDHAAEAAEGFRVARATGSEFEQELPFAGLHQLCVPILGSLNVIPEPHREALRVAFGLATGVPDLLRTGLAALELATAAARDAPLLLLVDDAQWLDPASTRALAFLARRVAADPIAVLVAARVPGTPGELDTLPALAVDGLSDDSAGELLAARSPLPLDERVRDRLVAEANGNPLALLELPRAGGFAPPETSSVPTLIERGFQARLTGLPDEARLLLTVASADPTGDPGLLWPAARTLGIDVSRAGAEAAGTGLAEFGTRVRFCHPLARSAVYRAAPPAEVRAAHGALAEATDPVVAPDRRAWHRAQACGGPDDDVADDLERSASRAQARGGVAAAAVFLERAAALTLDTGRRIARTLDAAQAHIDAGDTDAAADLLNTIDAAVLDERRLARVDVLRGRIAFIRSDGDTGPALMVRAAHRLSASDPDRARECFLDAVEMGLVVGRAGGLIEKIMATVRAEAPPPTSPDVLDALTVLATEGHHAAVPLLRAALATPLWSRRPALASMIAGEIYDMETLAALADWLVRTGRESGSPTMLRLGLAQKVVGATLTGDIGQALAVTAEEEAVAEATGGTPLIYHRLHLAAHRGRRDEMLTLIEAATQGPARVTNVHWTTSVLHNGLADYPAALAAARRGVEDGELFLSGAVLPELIEAAVRCDEPDLAARGLDALTVRAEASGIPAALGLAAAARGLLTGVEDHYREAIELFEESPLVPYRARAHLLYGEWLRRRNRRRDCLVHLRTAYELLTAAGADGFARRAATELRATGERALPRATGPAHETLTMQEIAVARLVASGAMSKDVAVQLFISKRTVDAHLRTIFRKLGITSRAQLRDHPGLA; this is encoded by the coding sequence ATGCGCGCGTATGACCGGGACCCCCTCGTCGGCAGGGCCGCCGAGAACCGGCGGGTCGCCACCCTGCTCGACGGCGCTCGTGCCGGCCGGGGCGGGGCGCTCCTGCTCACCGGAGAGGCGGGGATCGGCAAGAGTGCGCTGCTGGACCACGCCGCCGAGGCCGCGGAGGGCTTCCGGGTCGCGCGCGCGACCGGGTCCGAGTTCGAGCAGGAGCTGCCGTTCGCCGGGCTGCACCAGCTGTGCGTACCCATCCTGGGCTCGCTGAACGTGATCCCGGAGCCGCACCGCGAGGCGCTCCGGGTCGCGTTCGGGCTGGCCACCGGCGTCCCCGACCTGCTGCGCACCGGCCTTGCCGCGCTGGAGCTGGCGACGGCCGCCGCGCGCGACGCACCGCTGCTGCTCCTGGTCGACGACGCGCAGTGGCTCGACCCGGCCTCGACCCGGGCGCTCGCGTTCCTCGCCCGCCGGGTCGCCGCCGACCCGATCGCGGTGCTGGTCGCGGCGCGCGTCCCCGGCACGCCGGGCGAGCTGGACACGCTGCCCGCGCTGGCCGTCGACGGCCTCAGCGACGACAGCGCCGGCGAGCTGCTGGCCGCGCGCAGCCCGCTGCCGCTGGACGAGCGCGTCCGCGACCGGCTCGTCGCCGAGGCGAACGGCAACCCGCTGGCGCTGCTCGAACTGCCCCGGGCCGGTGGCTTCGCGCCGCCCGAGACGTCCTCGGTGCCGACCCTGATCGAGCGCGGCTTCCAGGCACGGCTGACCGGTCTGCCGGACGAAGCGCGGCTGCTGCTGACCGTGGCCAGCGCGGACCCGACCGGCGACCCGGGCCTGCTCTGGCCGGCCGCCCGGACCCTCGGCATCGACGTGTCCCGGGCCGGCGCGGAGGCGGCCGGGACCGGGCTCGCCGAGTTCGGCACCCGGGTCCGGTTCTGTCATCCGCTGGCGCGATCCGCCGTCTACCGCGCCGCGCCGCCGGCCGAGGTGCGCGCGGCGCACGGCGCGCTGGCCGAGGCCACCGACCCGGTCGTGGCGCCGGACCGGCGGGCCTGGCACCGCGCGCAGGCCTGCGGGGGGCCGGACGACGACGTCGCTGACGACCTGGAACGATCCGCCTCCCGCGCGCAGGCCCGGGGCGGCGTCGCGGCGGCCGCGGTGTTCCTGGAACGTGCCGCCGCGCTGACGCTGGACACCGGCCGGCGGATCGCCCGCACACTGGACGCGGCGCAGGCGCACATCGACGCCGGCGACACGGACGCGGCCGCGGACCTGCTGAACACGATCGACGCCGCCGTGCTCGACGAGCGACGGCTCGCCCGCGTCGACGTGCTGCGCGGCCGGATCGCGTTCATCCGCTCCGACGGCGACACCGGCCCGGCGCTGATGGTGCGCGCGGCCCACCGGCTCTCCGCGTCGGACCCGGACCGCGCGCGGGAGTGCTTCCTGGACGCGGTCGAGATGGGCCTGGTCGTCGGCCGCGCCGGCGGCCTGATCGAGAAAATCATGGCCACGGTACGGGCGGAGGCTCCCCCACCGACGTCGCCGGACGTCCTGGACGCGCTGACCGTGCTGGCCACCGAGGGCCACCACGCGGCGGTCCCGCTGCTGCGCGCCGCGCTCGCCACCCCGCTGTGGAGCCGCCGCCCCGCGCTCGCGTCGATGATCGCCGGTGAGATCTACGACATGGAGACGCTCGCCGCGCTCGCCGACTGGCTGGTCAGGACGGGCCGCGAGTCCGGCTCACCGACGATGCTGCGGCTCGGGCTCGCGCAGAAGGTCGTCGGAGCCACGCTCACCGGCGACATCGGGCAGGCGCTCGCCGTCACCGCGGAGGAGGAGGCGGTCGCCGAGGCCACCGGCGGCACCCCGCTCATCTACCACCGGCTGCACCTGGCCGCGCACCGCGGCCGCCGCGACGAGATGCTGACGCTGATCGAGGCCGCCACCCAGGGCCCGGCCCGCGTCACCAACGTGCACTGGACCACGTCCGTGCTGCACAACGGGCTGGCCGACTACCCCGCCGCGCTGGCCGCGGCCCGCCGCGGCGTCGAGGACGGCGAGCTGTTCCTCAGCGGCGCGGTCCTGCCCGAGCTGATCGAGGCCGCGGTCCGGTGCGACGAGCCGGACCTCGCCGCCCGCGGCCTGGACGCGCTGACCGTGCGTGCGGAGGCCAGCGGGATCCCGGCCGCGCTCGGTCTCGCCGCGGCCGCACGCGGGCTGCTGACCGGCGTCGAGGACCACTACCGGGAGGCCATCGAGCTGTTCGAGGAGAGCCCGCTGGTGCCGTACCGGGCCCGGGCCCACCTGCTGTACGGCGAGTGGCTCCGGCGCCGCAACCGCCGCCGGGACTGCCTCGTCCACCTGCGCACCGCGTACGAGCTGCTCACCGCCGCCGGCGCCGACGGGTTCGCCCGCCGCGCCGCCACCGAGCTCCGCGCGACCGGGGAGCGCGCGCTGCCCCGCGCCACCGGGCCGGCGCACGAGACGCTGACCATGCAGGAGATCGCGGTCGCCCGGCTGGTCGCGTCCGGTGCCATGTCCAAGGACGTCGCGGTCCAGCTCTTCATCAGCAAGCGCACGGTCGACGCCCACCTGCGCACCATCTTCCGCAAGCTCGGCATCACCTCCCGCGCCCAGCTCCGCGACCATCCTGGACTTGCCTGA
- a CDS encoding alcohol dehydrogenase catalytic domain-containing protein, giving the protein MTLALVSKPGTTTPVLEQVTLPAPGPGELHVRVVAASVDPVDLFLAGGTGRAVWGLTGTIGLGSSLTGVVTGTGDGVTGFAPGDRIAAAHAVLTAPARGHAEETVVPASAAATLPDGLDPVAAATLPLNGLTAAQLVDRLGPAGGRTLLVTGAAGGVGGFAVALAARAGWAVTALARESDRDFVLRAGARDLVTALPGAEFDAVVDAAVLEAAALGAVRDGGVLAGPTSARPATPERGITVELVDSRPDGERLTELLELAAGGVLELRVAGRVPLGEAEVAYGNVAAGGGRGRWLLLAD; this is encoded by the coding sequence ATGACACTCGCTCTCGTCTCCAAGCCCGGCACCACGACCCCCGTCCTGGAGCAGGTGACGCTGCCCGCTCCCGGCCCCGGCGAGCTGCACGTCCGGGTCGTCGCGGCCTCGGTCGACCCGGTCGATCTCTTCCTGGCCGGCGGCACCGGTCGCGCGGTCTGGGGCCTGACCGGCACGATCGGGCTCGGCTCCTCGCTGACCGGCGTCGTCACCGGCACCGGCGACGGCGTGACCGGCTTCGCGCCGGGCGACCGGATCGCCGCGGCGCACGCGGTCCTCACCGCACCGGCGCGCGGCCACGCGGAGGAGACCGTCGTGCCCGCGTCCGCCGCCGCCACGCTGCCGGACGGGCTCGACCCGGTGGCCGCCGCCACGCTGCCGCTCAACGGGCTCACCGCCGCCCAGCTCGTCGACCGGCTCGGCCCGGCCGGCGGGCGGACGCTCCTGGTCACCGGCGCGGCCGGTGGTGTCGGCGGGTTCGCGGTCGCGCTCGCCGCCCGGGCCGGCTGGGCCGTCACCGCGCTGGCCCGCGAGTCCGACCGGGACTTCGTGCTCCGCGCCGGCGCCCGTGACCTGGTCACCGCGCTGCCCGGCGCGGAGTTCGACGCGGTCGTCGACGCGGCCGTACTGGAGGCCGCCGCGCTCGGCGCGGTGCGCGACGGTGGCGTGCTCGCCGGCCCGACCTCGGCGCGGCCCGCGACGCCGGAGCGCGGCATCACGGTCGAGCTGGTCGACTCCCGGCCGGATGGCGAGCGGCTCACCGAGCTGCTCGAGCTGGCCGCCGGCGGCGTGCTGGAGCTGCGGGTGGCCGGCCGGGTACCGCTGGGTGAGGCCGAGGTCGCGTACGGCAACGTCGCCGCCGGTGGCGGTCGTGGCCGGTGGCTGCTGCTGGCGGATTGA
- a CDS encoding medium chain dehydrogenase/reductase family protein: MTVTALEIVLPGKVAPDGLRTRARPLPEPAPGQVLVRMEATGVSFAEQQMRLGRYYDQPAFPFVPGYDVVGTVVGTGPGVDAAMSGRRYAAVTKTGGWASHLLMDAADLVPVPDGCDPVAVETVLVNGITAWQMLHGLAKVPRGGTIVVLGASGGVGSTLLQLARHAGISVIGTAAERHHGMVRELGATPVDYRDPGMFDTIRRLAPDGVHAVFDHVGGPGLKRSWQMLRRDGTLVSYGAASAKNDDGNAQLPFITAYARVKQWHYSPNPRSAYLYSFWDGSRRKDEFRERLARDLTEVLRLLADGALVPQIAARFPLSEAADALTLAESRTVAGKVVLVPDAN, encoded by the coding sequence ATGACCGTGACCGCACTGGAGATCGTGCTGCCGGGCAAGGTGGCGCCGGACGGGCTCCGGACCCGTGCCCGGCCGCTGCCCGAGCCGGCCCCCGGGCAGGTCCTGGTCCGGATGGAGGCGACCGGCGTGTCCTTCGCCGAGCAGCAGATGCGCCTCGGCCGGTACTACGACCAGCCCGCGTTCCCGTTCGTGCCCGGCTACGACGTCGTCGGCACCGTCGTCGGGACCGGGCCGGGCGTGGACGCCGCGATGAGCGGACGGCGGTACGCCGCGGTGACCAAGACCGGCGGCTGGGCGAGCCACCTGCTGATGGACGCGGCCGACCTCGTACCCGTGCCGGACGGTTGTGATCCGGTCGCGGTGGAGACCGTGCTGGTCAACGGGATCACCGCGTGGCAGATGCTGCACGGGCTGGCGAAGGTGCCACGCGGCGGGACGATCGTGGTGCTCGGCGCCAGCGGCGGCGTCGGATCGACGCTGCTGCAACTCGCGCGGCACGCCGGGATCTCGGTGATCGGCACCGCGGCCGAGCGCCACCACGGGATGGTCCGGGAGCTGGGCGCGACGCCGGTCGACTACCGCGACCCGGGCATGTTCGACACGATCCGGCGGCTCGCGCCGGACGGCGTGCACGCGGTCTTCGACCACGTCGGCGGCCCCGGGCTGAAGCGGTCCTGGCAGATGCTGCGCCGCGACGGCACGCTGGTCTCGTACGGCGCCGCGTCCGCCAAGAACGACGACGGCAACGCGCAGCTGCCGTTCATCACCGCCTACGCCCGGGTGAAGCAGTGGCACTACTCGCCCAACCCGCGCAGCGCCTACCTCTACAGCTTCTGGGACGGCTCGCGCCGCAAGGACGAGTTCCGCGAGCGCCTCGCCCGGGACCTGACCGAGGTGCTGCGGCTGCTCGCCGACGGCGCGCTGGTCCCGCAGATCGCCGCGCGGTTCCCGCTCTCCGAGGCCGCGGACGCGCTCACCCTGGCCGAGTCGCGGACCGTCGCCGGCAAGGTCGTCCTCGTACCCGATGCGAACTGA
- a CDS encoding Dabb family protein, which produces MINHIIRMKARADVTPEQVDEVLECLREQGRVIPEVRSFIVGRDYGSDFEFGAVFVIEDLAGYWAYLVHPAHGHTDRIGLPLAEQFDTYDVSDDEDPEFGPKIAELHRRRYQEDPELAALVAALPQFSGNGAA; this is translated from the coding sequence TTGATCAACCACATCATCCGGATGAAGGCCAGGGCGGACGTGACGCCGGAGCAGGTCGACGAGGTGCTGGAATGCCTGCGCGAGCAGGGCCGGGTCATCCCGGAGGTGCGGTCGTTCATCGTCGGCCGCGACTACGGCAGCGACTTCGAGTTCGGCGCGGTCTTCGTGATCGAGGACCTGGCCGGCTACTGGGCGTACCTGGTGCACCCGGCGCATGGGCACACCGACCGGATCGGCCTTCCGCTGGCCGAGCAGTTCGACACCTACGACGTCTCGGACGACGAGGACCCGGAGTTCGGCCCGAAGATCGCCGAGCTGCACCGCCGCCGTTACCAGGAGGACCCGGAGCTGGCCGCGCTGGTGGCCGCGCTGCCGCAGTTCTCCGGCAACGGCGCGGCGTGA
- a CDS encoding RNA polymerase sigma factor: MDEEQFSAFFAAQFPDVWRFARRRTESGSDADDIAAETFAVAWRRRDDIPAQDARLWLFGVARNVLANHTRQDRRRDRLHLRLVSTDPPPSAYEQNAPSQEALWPALAALDTHDRELLLLRAWDGLGIGEIAALLGIDRATVSSRLHRARLKLDRLLQTRLGRAPAAGDASTTGDASARGDASATDERRRYA; the protein is encoded by the coding sequence ATGGACGAGGAGCAGTTCAGCGCGTTCTTCGCCGCGCAGTTCCCGGACGTGTGGCGCTTCGCGCGACGGCGCACCGAGTCGGGGAGCGACGCGGACGACATCGCGGCCGAGACGTTCGCGGTGGCCTGGCGGCGCCGCGACGACATCCCCGCCCAGGACGCGCGGCTCTGGCTGTTCGGCGTGGCCCGGAACGTGCTGGCCAACCACACCCGGCAGGACCGGCGCCGCGACCGGCTGCACCTGCGGCTGGTGAGCACGGACCCCCCGCCGAGCGCCTACGAGCAGAACGCACCCTCGCAGGAGGCGCTGTGGCCCGCGCTCGCGGCGCTCGACACCCACGACCGCGAGCTGCTGCTCCTGCGCGCCTGGGACGGCCTCGGCATCGGGGAGATCGCGGCGCTGCTCGGCATCGACCGGGCGACCGTCTCGTCCCGGCTGCACAGGGCCCGCCTCAAACTTGATCGCCTGCTTCAGACCCGCCTCGGTCGCGCCCCGGCCGCGGGTGACGCTTCGACCACGGGTGACGCTTCGGCCAGGGGTGACGCTTCGGCCACGGACGAACGGAGGCGCTATGCCTGA
- a CDS encoding acyltransferase family protein: protein MTARNDRLYALDGLRLLCALAVAAYHLGLAWSLDGVRPAVHLLPHGSGPLLIYGFLGVEVFFMISGFVICMSGWGQNLRGFVASRAGRLYPAFWACVLITATVMVLFPVTTGVPLPHGLTGSDVAVNLTMLAGPLSVPYVDTVYWTLWNELRFYAIFAVLVLAGVTRGRVLTLCAVWLAASVVVPPGVPLAELVMPRFAPYFVAGMTLYLIRRSGPSLPVWLLLAATWLVSLVRVRERVLFANPGFPVPVWPGLLIITLAFGVLLAIALGATDRWSWRALAVAGAVSYPFYLLHPRVGFTMIRYAYERTGLPAPVLVVAAIVLLLAVAWLVHRLVERPATPALRRLIATGSLVPPPPGPWPRIDETGAARASRGV, encoded by the coding sequence GTGACGGCACGAAACGACCGGCTGTACGCGCTGGACGGCCTGCGGCTGCTCTGCGCGCTGGCCGTGGCCGCGTACCACCTGGGCCTGGCCTGGTCGCTGGACGGCGTGCGGCCGGCCGTTCACCTCCTTCCGCACGGCAGCGGCCCGCTCCTGATCTACGGCTTCCTCGGCGTCGAGGTGTTCTTCATGATCAGCGGCTTCGTCATCTGCATGAGCGGCTGGGGCCAGAACCTGCGCGGGTTCGTCGCGTCCCGGGCCGGCCGGCTCTACCCCGCGTTCTGGGCGTGCGTGCTGATCACCGCGACCGTGATGGTGCTGTTCCCGGTGACCACCGGCGTGCCGCTGCCGCACGGCCTGACCGGCTCCGACGTCGCGGTGAACCTGACCATGCTGGCCGGGCCGCTGTCGGTGCCGTACGTCGACACCGTCTACTGGACACTCTGGAACGAGCTGCGCTTCTACGCGATCTTCGCGGTGCTGGTGCTGGCCGGCGTGACCCGGGGCCGGGTGCTGACGCTCTGCGCGGTCTGGCTGGCGGCCTCGGTCGTGGTCCCGCCGGGCGTGCCGCTCGCCGAGCTGGTGATGCCGCGGTTCGCGCCGTACTTCGTGGCCGGCATGACGCTCTACCTGATCCGGCGCTCCGGCCCGAGCCTCCCGGTGTGGCTGCTGCTCGCCGCGACCTGGCTGGTGAGCCTGGTCCGGGTGCGGGAGCGGGTGCTGTTCGCGAACCCGGGCTTCCCGGTGCCGGTCTGGCCCGGCCTGCTGATCATCACGCTCGCGTTCGGCGTGCTGCTGGCCATCGCGCTCGGCGCCACCGACCGCTGGTCGTGGCGCGCGCTGGCCGTCGCGGGCGCGGTGTCGTACCCGTTCTACCTGCTGCATCCACGGGTCGGCTTCACCATGATCCGGTACGCGTACGAGCGCACCGGCCTGCCCGCACCGGTGCTGGTGGTGGCGGCCATCGTGCTGCTGCTCGCGGTCGCCTGGCTGGTCCACCGCCTGGTCGAACGCCCGGCCACGCCCGCGCTGCGCCGCCTGATCGCCACCGGCTCGCTGGTGCCCCCGCCTCCGGGACCGTGGCCCCGGATCGACGAAACCGGGGCTGCCCGGGCGAGCCGGGGCGTGTAA